Proteins co-encoded in one Medicago truncatula cultivar Jemalong A17 chromosome 8, MtrunA17r5.0-ANR, whole genome shotgun sequence genomic window:
- the LOC11411801 gene encoding 11-oxo-beta-amyrin 30-oxidase-like translates to MEVFVFPTGTTIIICVLSVLLAVLPWHLFNNFWLKPKRLEKLLKGQGLQGEPYNLSVLKDKSKQNYMLKLQQEDKSKSIGLSKEVAPSIFSTLHEAVHKYGKNSFLWDGATPSVIITDPDQIKEIFNRMEDFPKSKFRSISKYFGVGIAHQEGEKWAKHRKIVNPAFHIEKLKGMLPAFSHSCNEMISKWKGLLSSDGTCELDVWPFLQNLTCDVISRTAFGSSYAEGAKIFQLLKKQGFILMTAPRTNIPLWRLLPTTAERRMKEIERDIRDSLEGIIEKREEALKNGEATNDDLLGILLQSNHAEKQGHGNSKNIGMTTHDVIDECKLFYLAGQETTSSLLVWTMVLLGRYPEWQERARQEVLQVFGNQNPNSEGLSQLKTVTMILYEVLRLYPPVIYFNRAVQKDLKLGKLLLPTGTNVALPIVLIHHDQDLWGDDAKEFKPERFAEGIAKATKGQVSYFPFGWGPRICLGQNFTLLEAKIAISLLLQNFSFELSPNYAHLPTMVLTLMPKNGAIIILHKL, encoded by the exons ATGGAGGTGTTTGTGTTTCCCACAGGAACAACAATAATCATCTGTGTTCTGTCAGTTCTACTTGCTGTGCTTCCATGGCATCTGTTCAACAATTTTTGGCTTAAGCCAAAGAGGTTAGAGAAGCTTCTCAAAGGTCAAGGTCTTCAAGGTGAACCATATAACCTTTCAGTATTAAAggacaaatcaaaacaaaattatatgttgAAGTTACAACAAGAAGATAAATCTAAATCCATTGGTCTCTCCAAAGAAGTTGCACCATCTATCTTCTCAACTCTTCATGAAGCTGTCCACAAATATG GAAAGAATTCCTTTTTATGGGACGGTGCAACACCAAGTGTTATCATCACAGACCCTGATCAAATTAAGGAAATCTTTAACAGGATGGAGGACTTCCCCAAATCAAAGTTCAGATCCATTTCCAAGTATTTCGGTGTTGGTATAGCACACCAAGAGGGTGAGAAATGGGCTAAACATCGAAAGATAGTCAATCCGGCATTCCACATAGAAAAATTGAAA GGTATGCTGCCTGCATTTTCTCACAGTTGCAATGAAATGATAAGCAAATGGAAGGGATTATTGTCATCAGATGGAACATGTGAGCTTGATGTTTGGCCTTTCCTTCAGAATTTGACCTGTGATGTAATTTCTAGAACAGCATTTGGAAGCAGCTATGCAGAAGGAGCAAAAATATTTCAACTTCTAAAGAAGCAGggatttattttgatgacaGCACCACGCACGAACATTCCATTATGGCG GCTTCTACCAACAACTGCCGAGAGGAGGATGAAAGAGATTGAAAGAGATATCCGTGATTCACTTGAGGGAATCATTGAAAAACGAGAAGAAGCACTGAAGAATGGTGAAGCCACCAATGATGATTTATTAGGCATTCTTTTGCAATCAAATCATGCCGAAAAACAAGGACATGGAAATAGTAAGAATATTGGGATGACCACCCATGATGTGATAGATGAATGCAAATTGTTTTACCTTGCTGGGCAAGAGACCACTTCAAGTTTGCTGGTTTGGACAATGGTGTTATTAGGCAGGTATCCTGAATGGCAAGAACGTGCAAGGCAGGAAGTTTTGCAAGTTTTTgggaaccaaaatccaaacaGCGAAGGATTAAGTCAACTTAAAACT GTTACCATGATTTTGTACGAGGTACTAAGGTTATACCCTCCTGTAATTTACTTCAATCGAGCTGTTCAAAAGGATTTGAAACTTGGAAAACTTTTGCTGCCCACAGGAACAAATGTTGCCCTACCAATAGTATTGATTCACCATGATCAAGATCTATGGGGGGATGATGCAAAGGAGTTCAAACCCGAAAGGTTTGCTGAAGGAATTGCGAAGGCAACAAAAGGACAAGTTTCTTATTTCCCCTTTGGATGGGGTCCTAGAATTTGTCTTGGACAAAACTTTACCTTATTAGAAGCAAAGATAGCAATATCATTGTTGCTGCAGAATTTCTCATTTGAACTTTCTCCTAATTATGCGCATCTTCCTACCATGGTGCTTACTTTGATGCCAAAGAATGGGGCAATCATCATTTTGCATAAACTGTAA
- the LOC11415378 gene encoding 11-oxo-beta-amyrin 30-oxidase-like has protein sequence MEVFVFPTTTTIIIFVLTVLLAVIPWHLFNNFWLKPKRFEKLLKAQGLQGEPYKLPFFVDNSKQNYMLRLQHEDKSKFIGLSKEAAPSIFSPFHQTLHKYGNNSFLWEGTIPRVIITDPDQIKDVFNKTEDFPKQKLRPIALYLSVGIVHHEGEKWATHRKIVNPAFHIEKLKGMLPAFSHSCNEMISKWNGLLSSDGTCEIDVWPFLQNLTCDVISRTAFGSSYAEGTKLFQLLKKQGVLLMKELQTNTPLWPLPTTNERMMKEIERDIRDLLEGIIRKREKELRNGETTNDDLLGMLLQSNHAENQGHGNSKSIGMTTQEVIDECKLFYLAGQETTSSLLVWTMVLLGRYPEWQERARQEVLQVFGNQNPNFEGLSQLKIVTMILYEVLRLYPPIIGLVRALRKDLKLGNLLLPGGTQVSLPVHLIHQDQDLWGDDAKKFNPERFSEGIAKATKGQVSYIPFGWGPRICLGQNFALLEAKIAISLLLQNFSFELSPNYVHVPITVLTLQPKNGASIILHKL, from the exons ATGGAGGTGTTTGTGTTtcccacaacaacaacaataatcatctTTGTTCTAACAGTTCTACTTGCTGTGATTCCATGGCATCTCTTCAACAATTTTTGGCTTAAGCCAAAGAGGTTTGAAAAACTTCTCAAAGCTCAAGGTCTTCAAGGTGAACCATATAAGCTTCCATTCTTTGTAGACAACTCAAAACAAAACTATATGTTGAGGTTGCAACACGAAGATAAGTCTAAATTCATTGGTCTCTCCAAAGAAGCTGCTCCATCTATCTTCTCACCTTTTCATCAAACTCTTCATAAATATG GAAATAATTCCTTTTTATGGGAAGGTACAATACCAAGGGTTATCATCACAGACCCTGATCAAATTAAGGATGTCTTTAACAAGACTGAGGACTTCCCCAAACAAAAGTTAAGACCCATTGCCTTGTATTTGAGTGTTGGTATAGTACACCATGAGGGTGAGAAATGGGCTACACATCGAAAGATAGTCAATCCGGCATTCCATATAGAAAAATTGAAA GGTATGCTGCCTGCATTTTCTCACAGTTGCAATGAAATGATAAGCAAATGGAATGGTTTATTGTCATCAGATGGAACATGTGAGATTGATGTTTGGCCTTTCCTTCAGAATTTGACGTGTGATGTAATTTCTCGGACAGCATTTGGAAGCAGCTACGCAGAAGGAACAAAACTATTTCAACTTTTGAAGAAGCAGGGAGTTCTTTTGATGAAAGAACTACAAACGAACACTCCATTATG GCCTTTACCAACAACTAACGAGAGGATGatgaaagaaattgaaagagaCATCCGTGATTTACTTGAGGGAATCATTAGAAAACGTGAAAAAGAACTGAGGAACGGTGAAACCACCAATGACGATTTACTAGGCATGCTTTTGCAATCAAATCATGCCGAAAATCAAGGACATGGAAATAGTAAGAGTATTGGAATGACCACTCAAGAAGTGATCGATGAATGCAAATTGTTTTACTTGGCAGGGCAAGAGACCACTTCAAGTTTGCTGGTTTGGACAATGGTGTTATTAGGCAGGTATCCTGAATGGCAAGAACGTGCAAGGCAGGAAGTTTTGCAAGTTTTTgggaaccaaaatccaaactTCGAAGGACTAAGTCAACTTAAAATT GTTACCATGATTCTGTACGAGGTACTAAGGTTATACCCACCTATAATTGGCTTAGTCCGAGCTCTTCGAAAGGATTTGAaacttggaaaccttttgttACCTGGAGGAACACAAGTTTCGCTACCAGTACATTTGATTCACCAAGATCAAGATCTATGGGGTGATGATGCAAAGAAGTTCAATCCTGAACGGTTTTCTGAAGGAATTGCAAAGGCCACAAAAGGCCAAGTTTCGTATATCCCTTTTGGATGGGGTCCTAGAATTTGTCTTGGACAAAACTTTGCCTTATTAGAAGCAAAGATAGCAATATCACTGTTGCTGCAGAATTTCTCATTCGAACTTTCTCCTAATTATGTGCATGTTCCTATCACGGTGCTTACTTTGCAGCCAAAAAATGGGGCAAGCATCATTTTGCATAAACTGTAA